CTTTCCTTCAACTACCTGTTCTCTTGCCATAACGATCTTCATGAACTCAAGAACCTCCTTGTTCTGCACTAACCAGACAAAAAGATTCTTGTCACAAATTTCCTTAGGATctataaaacaagaaaacagaGGAATCATCAGAGACCTCTTTGTTGTTATGTTCTTGTATAGCAAATCGAGCGAGACTCTGGATCTCTCCACTGTTCTGGTTTCCTCGGAGATCATGAACGCCTCCTAGCATCACTCTGCAAAACCCTAATCGAATTGTTCCACAGAGAAGAAGGGTGATGATCAAGAACGTAACAGAACCGAAAGCTTTTGATTCCATCTTTGATGTTATGGTCTCCTCGGTCTCTCTCTTGACGATTAAGGAAGGAAAGTGGTCAAGTCAGGGAATAAATAACACGTGTCGCCACCTGAACGGgtacttattttcttttctttttttattgaaaagtcAAAGAGATAAGAAAACCAATAAAAACGGCAAGGTGTGTCTCGGATTTAATTTCAGAGCGTTTCAAACACAAGAAAACGGCATACATTATCTCGATCGATTGTCATCGCCATCATCACCACTCGATCGATTAGCTCTACCGTGTGCTTGCTTCGTTCTTCCGGGGctctgattttaaaaaaaacggCGATGGAAATAGTGGAACCAAACACGTGCATTAGAGGATGCTGCACAAGTGAATCGATTCCTCTCCACCTCCCACCTTCCTCCTTCACTCTTCTCTCCCCAATCGCTAAAGGTACTATACTGCTTCTCCcctctcctctctcctctctctccatCGCCATTTTTGAATTCGATCCCTGTGTGCATTGTGTGTTTTCAGGATCAGAGAGTGTGGTTTACGAAGCGATCCTCCACGGCAGAAGAGTCGCGGCGAAGAAGCCAATCCTATCTACTTCCGATGACCTCGACAAGTTCCACAGACACTTGCAGCTCTTAtggtatctctctctctacccatttgaaaaaaaaattcttactttttttttaaaacattcgACAAAAAGTTtgattattcttttttaattggGATTGGTGGGAAGCAATCTTGATCACCCAGGTGTGGCTAAGTTAGTGGCGGCACACGCTAAGCCTCCGAATTACTTGTTTTTCTTTGAGTTCTACGAGGCTGGGAACTTAGCTGACAAGTTACACGTGGAGGAGTGGTCTCCTAGTATTGGTCAAGTGCTAACGATCACGCTTCACTTGGGTATACGACTTTTATCTCCTTGTGATGATGGATTCATATATGCATCTAAGGTTTTTCTGATTCATGTTTCAGCAAAGGCATTGCGGTATCTCCACAACAATGGGATTGTTCATAGGGATGTGAAACCAGCTAATGTTCTTGTAATGATTACTCTTCTTCCATCATCTAAGAGTTTTTTTCTATGATATGGAAGCTTAAGGGAGGTTTTGATTATTGATGCAGCTTGACCAGAACCTTTCTCCATATCTTACTGACTTTGGTTTAGCAGAATACAAGAAGGATTTGCGACAAGTTAATCTACACAACTGGAGATCGTCTGGGAAGCCAACCGGTGGTTTCCACAAAAAGAATATGGTTGGAACACTTATTTACATGGCCCCTGAAATACTAAGGAAAGAGATGTATACTGAGAAATCAGATATCTATAGCTTTgggattttgattaagtaagaATTCTCTTGACTAGATACTGAATTGGAAACTTTCTTTTTCGTATTTTCTTGCATTCATTTTTTCTTCAGATTCTTAAATTTGGTTAGTTTTCTTCCTAAAAGATCTTTTGCTTTTGTAGTAATGTTCCATCTTTGACATTGCAGTGAGCTTTTAACTGGAGTTGTTCCATATACTGATCTTCGTGCAGAAGCTCAGGTTAAAACATCTTTCCTCAGTTCGCATTTTGACATGGCCATGCCTGTTAGAAGCCTTGATATATTCAGGCTCCTGAACTTCATATATATT
This genomic stretch from Raphanus sativus cultivar WK10039 chromosome 3, ASM80110v3, whole genome shotgun sequence harbors:
- the LOC108847331 gene encoding cysteine proteinase inhibitor 3 — its product is MESKAFGSVTFLIITLLLCGTIRLGFCRVMLGGVHDLRGNQNSGEIQSLARFAIQEHNNKENKEVLEFMKIVMAREQVVEGKMYHHLTLEANEGGQTKNFEAKVWVKPWMNFKQLHEFKESSS